DNA sequence from the Saccopteryx leptura isolate mSacLep1 chromosome 4, mSacLep1_pri_phased_curated, whole genome shotgun sequence genome:
tcTAATCTTATGCTGCCTATATATTTGTTGTTTGAATTAGTATGGTGTCCTTCAGTTAAGACTCAGCTTAAACATAGTCTTTTCCACTAAACAGGTACAGAAAGCCACATGAATGCAAAGGCTCTGAGGTACTGAACTGACTTCCAATTCAAGTGCAGAAAATCTTTTCTTGGGTTCCTTACTCTAAATTCTTTTATAACATCACGTCCTTGACCTTCCAGCATCTGGTTTTAGATTTCACACCTAAGAAGACTGAGAGCTAACAGTAACATTTCTAGAAATGTTGGGGAGGCAGATGCTAAGAGTGTCTGAATTTGTGTCTCCATTtgggaaacaaagagaaaatataggcCTGAGAGCTCCTTGGAAGACAAGACGAGAGAAATTATAAATGAGGAGTCTCTTTGACACGTCATAGAATGATATTTGTCCATATTTGTAGTCTAGGAAAACTCCAAGTTTATGCATCTGCTGCCCCAAGGAGACcctttttaaagaaggaaagacCCAGAAGGTATAGTCGGTTCCCATCATGGATCCCATGAGTAAGACTTTATCTCCAGAAGCTTTGGGCACAATACCCTTCCTGCTGACAAAGTCTCCATATACACCCAGCTGCCATTTTGTTGCATTTTCCACATCTACCTCCCAGTAATGCCTCCCTGAGGTGAAGCTCTCTACCCCCAACACAGAAGCTCTGAAGTCAAACCTCCCTGGGTTGCCAGGTCTCTCCAGCTGGACATTTCTGAGTCTCACACTTCTGAGATCCTCTGACAGGACAAGATAGGGATGAGCTGTTTGGCGATCCAAAGTTATAGGtcctgcagggagagagaaacttgATTATCTTAAGAGTTTCATCAAAGCCAGTGCCAGAGACTGATTATTTCTAACATGTAGGGGCTTCCCAATGAGGGGGCCCCAGCCTCACGGACAGATATGGGAGAAGGAATGTAGGAGAGTCCAGGAAAAGGAACCTCTAAGCTTTGATTCAAGAAAGGACATCGTAGAGGAAAAACATCAACAAGATGAAGGAAGGAGATGCAATGTATATATGCAAAGGAAGAACAATGAACTAGGAAGAGGTGCGTAGAAGTGACTTTCGAACCACAAAGGAATTTTACCAGGCTGTAAAAATCCAGTCCTAGACAGGCATCACCCGGGACCCAAATCTTGTCCCCTAAAGATCTTCAAGCCTCAACAGCTGGAAGCATTGGAGTTCCCTAATAAAGCAGTTAATTCATGGCTCTTCCCTGTGACTGAACTGATCTCCTCATCTTACACAGCACCAGAGTGTGACCTGCTCGCCTAGAAACTGCTGCCAGCAGACCTTTGACAGTGAGTAAATCAAAAGGGAAGGTATTAGCAGAGGATAAAAGCCTGTGagaatctctagaaaaaaaagtcaagctaAGAACAAGAAAGCTCAATGTGATTTCTTGTTCTTGAATGAAAGTGACActtgccttcttctctctcattgtTTCTTCTCTTATCCCTTTCTGTTCTGAATGAAAATATAGTGATTTCTCATGCCTTGGTCCTGGgtctccctttttatttcttgtacTCCTTCCCCCTATGTGACTTCATCAAGACTCAGTTTTAAATAGCTTCTATATGTTCATGACTTCCCTAAGTAAGCTGCCAAATTCCAGCTGGGCATAACAGGCCTTTCAAACATACTACGCCCAAAATGCCAATCTCAAACCTCTCCCTTCCCATTTCCTACTTTTCAGTTAATAGCAGCCTCAGTACTTTAGTTGATCAAGCCATAAACCTGGAGtagttctttatttcttactttatttaACATCTAATCCAGTAGTGAGTTTTTCGGCCAAATGAATTTAAACCTCTGGATTTTAAACCCAATTTACGTCACCAGTAGGGTGGTATAAAAAGTCACAAAGccttaaattttaaagtttcaagTTGTCCCATGCTCTTAATATTTCCAGAAGCCTGGCAGAAACAAATGCAAATACTTTCTGGAAGAATGCGCACCTTTGTTCTTGGctttaaagaatttctaaaattagaatctaaggaaaaaaggaaggcttGCCTATTAAAAAGTCATTAAATGCACATTCACAAAGTAAGGGAGCACTGTTGAGTAACAATAGCAGAAATAAATCTGAATAACTTCAATATTGAAATTATTAGATACAGACTTTGAAATAACTTTCGCTTActaagtttaaagaaaaataagcttaAAAATATCTACAGGATATAGGAAACTGAAAAGTAAGACCCAGTGAACttgataaagaacaaaatagattATCTACAAATGAACTACCTAAAGTGTCAATGGATGATAATAAGGTAAAAAAGCTACACATCAATGCttcactaaaaaaatatcaaaaatctttaaaaatattagtatgtTAAATCTATCAATATATAACATGGGTAAGACATTGGTACCAAGAGTTAAGGCTGGCTCAACatctgaaaataatattaatagatgaaAAACAACCGTGTAAATATTTTGGCAGATACAGAAAATGCTTCTAATAAATTCAACATTCACTCATGACAAAAAGTTTTCATACCAGTAATAGAGGGCAACTTCCTCACTTTGATGAAAGCCAACTTTGAAAAACATATACCTATCATCAAACTTAAAGGTGAAAGACTTATGCTTTCTTTCTCCCTAAGAGCAAGAACAAGGCAAATGTTACTCACCACTTCCATTCAAAATCATATTGGAGCTCTTAGCCAGTACGTATTTTAAAGTgcgaaaatacagaaaagatgtacAGACTGGACAGAAAGAAATATAACTGTGTGTATGCATAGATTACCAGACTATCTTGCAGAAGATGTCAAATAATCTAGTAGTTCTAATAAATGAGTTTAGCATAGTTATAAAATACAATGTCAATATACACATATCAATATTACTTCTATATACtagtaataaaaactaaatgaaatttaaatcagAAATTGGTATTTAGTACCATTaataataacactaaaaataaaatactttctgaTCCatctaattaaatatttgtttgctgaaaagtacaaaacaCTAATAAATCAATAATCACCTAAATAAATGGCTATACCATCTTATCCTCAAATTAATCTATACACTCAATGTAATACCAGTCAAAACCCCAGCAATTTTTCATAGAAGCCAATAGGCTGCTTTTAAACTTTACATGAAAAGAAAGTCTGTAGAGTagccagaattattttttaaagagcaaattTGGAGAACTCATAATACCTAGTTTTATGACTGCTTATAGAGTAATCAATTAAGTCATTGTGGATTAGCAAAAGGGTAAGATAAACACAATGGCCGATGGTTGTATTGGAGTCCATATAGCCCTGCTCATATATGCTGATTTTGAACAGAGGTGCTAAATAAATTTAATGGAGAAGGGTAGTGTTTTCAACAAAGGATGCTGGAACAATggatataaatacacacatatgtatatacaaaaaATGGGGAGTTGTAGCATATTTTGaaacatatacaaatattaactctATATAGATAATAGACCTAAACATCAAAACTAAAACTGTATAATTTCTAGGAGAAAATCTTTGTTGGATAAGAAAAGGTTACTTAGGATGCAAAAAAcagaagccataaaaaaaaaagataaatgatacTTCAAATGTTAAAATTTCTCTTGGAAAGACTTTAttaggtaaataaaaatataaaacacagacTAGAAGAAATCTTTGTAAAACACATACCTGATAAAGGCCTAATAATAatcaatatataaagaaatcacaaaactCAGTAAGAAAATatacaacacaatttttaaaatggagaaaatattcataGATATACTTCAAAAAAGAGCAACAGTATAGGACAAGTAAACACATGAAACTATGCTCAATAGCACTAGTcatttcagaaatgcaaattaaaaatcaaagtgaTATACTCATATATACTTATTAGGTTagctctaattttaaaaaaggcaataacATACTAGCAAGGATGTAGAGCAAATCTCTCATACATTACTGGTGGGTATGCAAAATGGCGTGTATATTCAACCAAGAGAAAAGTCATGGCCACACAAAAATCTGTAAGCAACTATTTATAGCATAAAGTTGGAAACAGCTTAAGTGTCCACggaattgcaaaaaaataaataaattgtggtatattcatacaatggcaTAGCACACAGCAACACAAAGGAACTACGGATCACATGCAGCAAGCTAAGATATGCCTCGTGTACATTACACTCAGTGAAAAACGCCAGACTCCAAAGCCCGCATGAGTCCACATACAGGACATTAGGGGAAAGGCAGAACTATGCGGGATAGGAGATACAAATCCTTTATCACACATATTGACATTTTCCCCCCTagaagttgaacatttttatttttttatttttttatttttattttttttttatttattcaattttagagaggagagagacagagagggagagagaggagagagagatagagagagagagaagggggaggagctggaagcctcaactcccatatgtgccttgaccaggcaagccagggtttcgaactggcgacctcagcaattccaggtcaacgctttatccactgcgccaccacaggtcagtgaacatttttaaatagtgGAATTTGCCTGCAATTCGTTTCAAGGTTGGAAAAATGGTAAAGGATTTGCACAGGAGAGCCTTTCAACATAAGATAATGCAATTATTTTGATAGTTATCTAATGTGTGTAAACATATTAAAGTCTCTGATCTTTTCCATCTTTAAGCTATCTGGAATTTACTGTTATTTACGGTAGGATGTAATAACAGATGTGTCAACTTACTTTGAAACGCTTCCAGCATTTTGCTCATTCCTGGTATTTGGCATAAACTCGGGTCTGTGATTTGTGCAGGCTCTAGACACTGAAGCAGCAGTGGGCCACCAATCCTAAAGAAAGGACAATCTCAGTTATGTGACCTCGGGACTCTCTACCCAGGGGATGACCTCATTACAGGACCTCCCTGTTCCTACCCCAACATTTCAAAATGTTGGGGTAGGAACAGGGAGGTCCTGTAATGTTGGGTCCCTGATTCTGACCCAAATATTCCCCAAATGAAAACTTACCGTTCCAAACAATCGCGTGCATCCTACAGGACAGAAAAGGAGACACGGTTACTAGTGAGTATTTGAGCCAAGTCTTTTGTGGGTTATACCCGTGAGAATATCTTCTAATAAATCGATTTCCATGTAATTTTTTCATGATGCTAATTCTGATATCAAATTTTAACAGTGAATAGGAAAAAAATCGGAAAAATACTTGAAGTCACTGTTACATTCCCAAAGGAAATACTTTCAATAGCTCACCTCAACCATCTCATTCAGAACACTGACCATTCCAACTCAGCCCATCAGTTTGCTCTCTGTGCTGGGTGGCAAGGGCTGAGCATGGAAGGGCCGGCTagggtggggagggtggctgAAGCCAGGTCAGGAGCCCGGCGGGTCACACCTGCCTGTGTGGGGAACTAGCCTTGGCTCCAGAATGGAACCTGAGGGTTTCTGAGTAGGAGCTTTATCTCCAATAAGAGCAGCCACCTTGCAAATATGGGCCTGGCAGAGAGATATGGAGTCTCCAACAAGATAATAATGTACGTGCTTGTTGAAAGGTAATACAAATTgctttatatagaaatatataacacTATACAAATAAATATCACCCTTGTTTCCCAAGGTTACCACtgattaaaatgtgtttattttgctaGAGGTGGGCTGAATGTTAATGTTCATGTCTGTATGTTATACACACATTctctaaaaccaaacaaaaagtggttctgcattttttttcacttcaCCAGATTATCTTGAAGATAATGTTTTAGTGCCCACAGAGCACAAAATAGCAGAATATTCTATCGTATAGATGCATCATAATTTGACTGATTATTTACATATTGAGGGACATCTCAATTCAAACTTACTATTAATAATTTTAAGGTGAGAATTTGTATCATGAAGTAGCTCTATACCATATTGTGACTTTTACAATAATTCATTATGCTTTTGGGGATTGGAAATTCGCTAACTAGCCTTCATGAACGGTTGGAAAGCACTGGATACTGAGTTCTGGAAACGACCCCTGCTGCACATGGtccacttctcacttctcaaATACTATAATCAAGGTTCCTTCtagaatcctttttatttttctatttatttttttatagacagagacagaaagagaaagacagacagacaggaaggaagagagattagaagcattaacttgtatttgcagcactttcgttgttcattgactttttcccatttgtgccttgacagaAGTGTAAGGATGCTCCCTGCGaccaagtgtccccttgctcaagacagcgacctctGGGCTGAAGCCAGCCATCACAggatcacatctatgatcctgcactcaagctggtgagcctgcgcttaagccagcaacctcagaatttcaccctgggacctcagcgtcccgggCCAATGCATTATTccctgggccaccgcctggtaaggctttCTCTAGACTCTTACCTTGAGCAACACTGAGGCGGCCTCCCCACACTTTTTCTCTAGCTCAGCAGTGGTCTTCTGGAGGCTGCAGATCTGTTCAGAGAGCCTGCCTTCACTCGCCTGCAGTTTCCTCATGTTCTCTCTGCCCAGGCTGTCCAATCCCTGCAGAAgcatcttcttcttcttattcaaCAACCAGTGATTTCTCTTATTTGTTAATTCAACCATCTTTTTAGAAACCCTTTTTACTGCCTGCTACCCCAGAAATATACATAATTAGATAAGGCCAAGATAGCTTCTGTTAAACAGGACACctcaatagaatatatatatgttgATATGGATGGTGTCTGTGTAGTCTACTTATTCAGATAACAACTTGGACCCAAACTAGATCATTTTTTACTGTGCAGTTTTGTTCAGAAAATTCCCCTATTTTATTCACCAAATTAAGATTTGCATCAAAAGTTaagtatcaataaaaataaaaaatgaagccattgatatcagtttctcttttatCCTTGCAAAGATGTGCCACCTAGGCGCAAAGCACATGTTCATGTTAGTTTTTCTGAAAGAATACAAATAATGGCATATTGCACTCTCTTGCTGATCTGACAATCTGCTTTTTCcttattaaataatgttttcttgGACAGCATTCTTTATCTATACACATAGAGCCATGTTATCTTTTCTAAGTGCTAAAGAGCATTGCATTTTATGTACATAAATTTATTTCATAAGTCAAATACTGATATAGGTTGTATCTAATCTCTTGCTATCAATAAAtgttatagtaataataatacctaataCTTTCCCAGTGCACAAAATgtacaaacattattttaaaaggatatgCAGACTGTCACACTCAATCCTCACATCAGTATTATGAACCAAGGGCCATTAAAATTCCCACTTTAGATCTAAGAAAACCAAGTCAGAGATTAAATAACaagcccaaggccacagagagGCTGGTAAATAGTAGACCCCAGATAGACACTTCATCAGCCTGACTTCAAAGACTACCTCTTAATCAGGCTCTAGACTGAAATAATTTTACAGCGTTCTCTTATCCATGTTTCTTTTCATATGCAGGTAAGTATATTTGTAATAAATCTCAGAAATAGGATTGCTGGGTGAATACATACATTCTCTGCATACACACATTGCTGTCACCAGGTGTCTTATTCTGGAATTGGCATGTTCAGCTCTACTTCCTGCCATTTCCCAAACACTGTAAGGATACCACTTTGAACATCTCACCTGTAGTGTTTCCTGCAACTTTTCCTCTAGCTCTGTAGCAAATTCCATCAGTTGACTCAGACTGGCTTCTCTCAAGTTCGGGCTGAATACGCATCCTTGCAGGTTCTGGAACCTTGTCCCCTTTTCTTCAGTCATCAACCGGAACATCATCTCATATTCAGACTCAATCACATCTTTAAAATTCTGCTCCTCTTCCTTCATCACAGATAGAGACATTAGAAGCTTCAGGTTAAACACCACAGGCTGACCATAAATCTTTTCCATCTCTAACTTCAATTAAAgacacagaaatataaaacatcaagggaagaaagaaaaggacaaaataCAAAGGACCAAGGAAATTTCAGAGTCGAGATCTATCACGATATCAACACAAACCTAGAAcatgaaaggaagaggaaagaatgtTAATTGATTTAGAACTGAGGAATCTACAACCTCAGTTACCCAagagaagggaaacagaaaaatgagaaggaaTTGTGAATGACATTTGCTGATGCTCTAAGGGACATCCAGTAAGAGAAATTAATGAGCTACTCCAAAGTTTTTAGCTTTAAGCAGCTGTAGGAACAGAGTTGCCAAGACATAGAACGGAAAACAAAGGAAAGGACAGATGCCAAAGGTGGGGAAGAAGGAGCTCAGTTTTGAATATGCTGATTTTCATTAGTCAATTTGCCTTCCAAGGAGAAATGCCAAGTAGAAAGGTGAACCAGAAAGCCTATTACTGTATTTGGAAGGCTGGGTTGGAAATACACATTGGGGGTTTTAGCTTAGTGATATTTAAATTCCTAACACTTGATGGAATCAATATTTATCAAGAACCTGACCATTTACTTCCTCGACTGCTACCTCACCAGTTCACCATCACCTGGCCCTGATTATTGCAACGGTCCCATTCACATCTGTACTCCTCTTACCGTCTAACCTCCCTTCAGCAGCTTGAGTGCTTCTGTGACATTGAAAGTTAGATCATGTTATTCTTCTTCAAACCTttccactgttttcttttttttcatttaaagtcaACTGCCCAGCTAGATGATTGGATCCCTGCATCTCCTGATCTCATCACCTTCTGGTCTCCGCTTCCTTCACACATCCCCATCCAAGTAAACACCAGCTTCAAGACCTTCCGACCTGtccttccctctgcccagaaCATTCTTCCTAAGACTGCCTGGCTCAGTTCCTCGCATCGCTGAGTCTTCCCAAATGCCACTTTCTGAGCGATAGGGTACTGATCACTTTATCTAACACTGTATTCCATCACTCttgcttttccaaaaaaaaattgatagcaCTTAACATGAAACATTCTCTATTCTTTTTACTTTGCCTCCAGTAAAACATCAGCTACAGAAGGGTagaattgtttgtttatttcactgCTAACACCCcagttttattatatttcctGGAAAACAGGGAAAAcccaatatttgttgaatgcatgaTGCTTggcactaaaaaaacaacaacatggatCATTTGAAAAATTTTTGTACAGCCAGGCAATCCTCAtcatcttcaaatatttcttctttaaaaattaaaaggatgaCTCCAAATCTGGGGTATCTGGAACCGAATAGAGTTAAATATGAGAAAAGGGCTTGAAATCTGAAGTGGAAACTTATGCACAACAAATGGCGAATGCTCAATTCGATGGTCATTCTCAAATTTCCCTTTAACATCGTttcagttggccctggccagttagtcgATTGGTTAGAACACCATccagatacacaaaggttgtgggtttgatccccagtcagggcacatatcaatgtttctatctcccttcctctctctctctctaaaattagtcaataaaaaattttataaataaatgaatgaaaaaatgaataaataaatggtttcAGAATTTATATGGCCATCAAAAAACATGGGATGTCATTCTCCTACAGCATTGTTATAAACTGTTAACAATCTTTTTGATCTTTGCCAAAAGGGTTGTAACAAATTCAATAcagttaatttgaattttttcttacaATGAGCAAAGTTCAGGATCTTCTTGTATGTTCAGAAGATATCTACAGTCTCTTTTCTCTGAACTCTATTTCTTAgatcatttttctaaatttctagtCTTTCACTTACTGATTTTTAAGCTGTCTGTTAAGAAATGAACAATTTTTCTACTTAAGGAtttcaaatatttccttttgttctgtcttttgtattttgactttgtatattttatttgctat
Encoded proteins:
- the TRIML2 gene encoding probable E3 ubiquitin-protein ligase TRIML2 codes for the protein MSQSLSPALQQNVPEDACGEKHLQPARLFCEDDQATLCDKCFLAQEHQNHVVCGVQEVAEHYRKLFQELLTTLKAKLEAANSLLAEEQERMAMVQEEEQNFKDVIESEYEMMFRLMTEEKGTRFQNLQGCVFSPNLREASLSQLMEFATELEEKLQETLQQAVKRVSKKMVELTNKRNHWLLNKKKKMLLQGLDSLGRENMRKLQASEGRLSEQICSLQKTTAELEKKCGEAASVLLKDARDCLERIGGPLLLQCLEPAQITDPSLCQIPGMSKMLEAFQRPITLDRQTAHPYLVLSEDLRSVRLRNVQLERPGNPGRFDFRASVLGVESFTSGRHYWEVDVENATKWQLGVYGDFVSRKGIVPKASGDKVLLMGSMMGTDYTFWVFPSLKRVSLGQQMHKLGVFLDYKYGQISFYDVSKRLLIYNFSRLVFQGALRPIFSLCFPNGDTNSDTLSICLPNISRNVTVSSQSS